From the genome of Streptomyces canus:
ACCGCCTCCGGATCCGGATCGTAGATCCCCAGGCTCTCCCAGCGCTTGGGCAGCCCGCCCACCGCATCCCCGCCCGACGACAGCAGATCCCAGAAGCCCTCCGGCGTGTCGATGCCGCCGGGAAGCCGGCAGGCCATCGACACCACGGCAATCGGCTCGTCGCCTGGTGTGCGTCGGGAGCGGCGGGTGGTGGTCGGCTTGGCGCGGCCGGTCAGTGCGAGCTTGTCGAGGAGGAGTCCGGCGATGGCGGTCGGGGTGGGGTAGTCGAAGGCCAGGGTGGCGGGTAGTGACACTCCGGTCTCCGCTGACAGGCGGCGGCGCAGTTCCACTGCCATCAGGGAGTCGATGCCCAGGTCCTTCAGGACCTGGTCCGGGCCGAGAGTGGTGGCATCGGAGATGCCGAGCACGACGGCGGCCTCGGTGCACACCAGACGTGCCAGCTCCTGACGACGCCCGCCCTCCGACAACACGGCGAGACGATCACGGAACGAGGAGGGCTGCACGAGTGGCCCGCCCACCTGCCGCAGCCGGGACCGTACGAGACTCCGGAACCTCGGAGCAAGGGCCGTGCCCTGGTCCGCGGCCCTCTGCAGTGCCGCCAACTCCAGCTTGACCGGCGCGACATGCGCCGAGTGGGTCTGGGCCAGGGCGGCGTCGAGCAGCCGCATTCCGTCCGGGACGGAGAGGGCACCGATGCCCTGGCGGCGGATCCGGGCGAGTTCGGCGTTGCCGAGGTGGGCGGTCATGCCGAGTCCGGCCTGCTGCCACAGGCCCCAGGAGAGGCTGACGGCGTGTTGTCCGTTGGCGCGTCGGTTTTCGGCGAGGGCGTCGAGGAAGGCGTTGGCGGCGGCGTAGGTGCTCTGCCCCGGGGTGCCGAGCACTCCGGCGGCGGAGGAGAAGAGGACGAAGGCGGTGAGGTCGTGGTCGTGGGTGAGTTCGTGGAGGTGGAGGGCGCCGTCGATCTTGGGGGCGAGGACGCGGGTGAGGCGTTCGGTGGTCTGGGTGGTGATCAGGCCGTCGTCGAGGACGCCGGCGAGGTGGAAGACACCGGTCAGGGGGCGGTCCAGGGATGCGATCAGGGCCTGGGTGTCGTTGCGGTCGGTGATGTCGCAGGCGCGGATGTCGACGGTTTCGGCGCCCGCGTCCTGGAGGGTGGTGACCAGCTCGTCGCAGCCGGGGGTGTCCAGGCCGCGGCGGGAGGTGAGTACCAGGTGGCGTACGCCGTACTCCCGTACGAGGTGCTCCGCGACCTGTCGGCCCAGCTCACCGGTACCACCCGTCACCAACACCACACCATCCGGACCGAACTCCGGACCCGACACCCGCTCACCGGCCACCGCCCGCACCAGACGTACGGCGCAGATCTCACCGTCGCGTACGGCGATCTCGGGCTCGTCCGCGGTGAGTTCGAGCGCCTCGACGAGCAGGTCCGAGCCCGCATCGAGGTCGATCAGACGCACGGAACGCTCGGGGTGCTCAGCCGCGGCCGTGCGGACGAGACCCCACAGCGGGGCGTGGGCGAGATCAGCAGCGGCGGTGCCGACGGCACGGCGGGTCACCCAGACCAGCTCCGTCGCCTCCAGATGATCCTCCCCGAGCAGATGCTGGAGCGTGAGCAAGGCCTCCTCGGCAGCCCGTACGGGGCCACCCTCGAGGGGGCGCGTGGCGTCGATCAGGATCCGGGACGGCACGGTCTCGCGGGCCAGGAGTGCGTCGACGTCGGCGAACACGTCGACGCCGAGGGCCGGACCGAGCCCGGAACACGCACCGAGCACGACATCGTCGTGCTCGGCCGCCGGTCCGTCGCCAGCTGCCGCCGTACGTGCGGTGTTCAGGGGTTGGAACTCGACCTGGTACAGGTGCTCCACCCGCTCGGCGATCCGCAGCTGGGCGGAGCTCGCCTCACGCAGGCTCAGTTCACGGATCGAGGCCACCGGGCGTGCGGTCGCGTCCACGACATGTATATGCGCGCTGGAAGCCGTCTGGTCGAGTTCGACCTGGACCCTCAGTTCGGATCCGCCCCTGGCGAGCAGCTCGGCGCCGCTCCACTCGAAGGGTAGTACGACGGCTGCGTCCGGGCCGCGCAGCGCGGCCACTGCGTGCAGGGCGGCGTCGAGGAGGGCCGGGTGGATGCCGAACTCGTCGGGTGCGATGCCCTCCGGCAGGCGGACGAGGCCGAAGGCGCGGTCGCCCGCGCGCCACAGCTCCCGCAGTCCCCGGAAGGACGGACCGTAGGCGAGGCCCTGCGCCTCGAACTTCTCGTAGTAGCCGTCGAGGTCGAGCTGTTCCGCCCCGGGGACCGGCCAGTGGGCGAGTGCGTCGAACCCGGTGCCGTCGCCGGAGGGGGCGTCGAGGAGCTCGCCGATCGCGTGTCGGCGCCAGACGCCGTCGAGGGAGTCCTCCGCTTGGCTGTAGACGGCGACGGACCGGCGGCCGTCGGTGCTCGGGCCGACCACAACCTGGAGCCGCACCGCGTCACGCACGGTCAACGGTTCCATCAGGGTCAGCTCTCCCACCTCTGCCGCGCCGACTTCGTGGGCGGCGGTGAGGGCGAGTTCGAGGAGTCCGGTGCCGGGGGCGAGGGGGGTGCCGAAGACGGCGTGGTCGGTGAGCCAGGGCTGTTCGGTGGGGGAGAGGCGTCCGGTGAGCAGGTGTCCTTCGCCGTTGGCGAGGGGGGTGACCGCGCCGAGCCAGGGGTGGGTGGAGGTGTGCAGGCCGAGGGAGTCGGCGTCACCGTGTCCGCGGCCGGTCTCGGTCCAGAAGTGTTGGTGTTGGAAGGGGTAGGTGGGGAGGTTGGTGGGGGTGGTGGGGGTGGGGAGGGTGTGGGTCCAGTTGAGGGGGTGGCCGTGGGTGTGGAGGAGGGTGAGGTTGTGGTGGAAGCGGGTCAGGTTGCCGTGGTTGCGGGCCAGGGTGGCGGTGACCAGGCCGTGGTGGGGGGTGGCGGCGTCGGTGAGGGGGATGGCCAGGACGGGGTGGGCGCTGATTTCGATGAAGGTGGTGTGGCCGTTGGCCAGGAGGTGGTTGAGGGCTTGGTCGAAGCGGACGGTTTCGCGCAGGTTGCGGCACCAGTAGGTGGCGTCGAGGTGGGTGCCGTCGGTGATGTGTCCGGTGACGGTTGAGTAGAAGGGGATCTGGCCGGGGCGGGGGGTCAGGTTGGTGAGGTTGTCGGCGAGGGTGGGCAGGAGGGGGTCCATCTGGGCGTTGTGGGAGGCGTAGTCGACGTTGATGGTGCGGGCGTAGATGTCCTGGGTTTGCAGTTGTTGGACGAGTTGGTGGAGGGCGTCGGTCTGGCCGGAGATGACGGTGGAGGTGGCGGTGTTGACTGCGGCGATGGACAGGGCGGGGCCGTAGGGGGCGATGTATTGCTCGACCTGGGCCAGGGGTCGTTCGATCAGTGCCATGCCGCCTTGGCCGGCGCAGGCCAGGACGGCTTGGGAGCGTTGGGCGGCGATCTGTGCGCCTTGTTGCAGGGTGAGGGCGCCGCTGACGACGGCGGCGACGACCTCGCCCTGGGAGTGGCCGATGACGGCGGCGGGTTCGATGCCGCGTGAGCGCCATAGGGCGGACAGGGCGATGCCCATGGCGAAGAGGGCGGGCTGGACCACGTCGACCCGGTCGACCGGAGGGTGCGTGCTGTTGGGGCCGGGGTCTGGGCTGGTGAGGACGTCACGCACGGACCAGCCGGTGTGGGGCAGTAGTGCGGTGTCGCAGGCGTCGATGGCCTGGGCGAAGACGGGGTCCTGGTGGTAGAGGTCGTGGCCCATGGCCTGCCACTGGCTGCCCTGGCCGGGGTAGACGAAGACGATCTTTCCGGTGGGGCGGGCTGTGCCTGTCACCACGTTCTCGTGGGTCCGGCCCTCGGCCAGCGCCCGCAGGCCGGCGATGGCCTGCTCGGCAGTGGTGGCCAGTACACCGGCACGGACGTCGAAGTGGGTGCGGGAGTGGGCTGCTGTCAGGGTCGCTTCCCGGAACGAGGTCTCGTTCTGGTTCTCGAGCCAGTCGGCCCAGCGGGCGGCCTGGGCGCGCAGTGCGGCTTCGCTGCGACCGGAGACAAGAAGGGGGAGTGGGTGGTCGATCGGGGCGGGGGTGGGGGCGGTGGCCTCTGCGGCGGGTGCTTCTTCGAGGATGAGGTGGGCGTTGGTGCCGCTGAGGCCGAAGGAGGAGATGCCGGCCCGGCGGGTGCGGTCGCCGCGTTTCCAGTCCTGGTTGTGGTGCAGGAGTTGCAGGTTGCTGGTGTTCCAGTCGATGTGGGGGCTGGGCTGGTCGGCGTGGAGGGTTTTGGGCAGGGTCTCGTGCTGGAGCGCGAGGACCATCTTGATGACGCCGATCGCACCCGCCGCGGCCTGGGCGTGGCCGATGTTCGACTTCGACGAACCCAGATAGACCGGCCGGTCGGTGTCGCGGGTGGGGCCGAAGACCTCGGCGAGTGCGCCGGCTTCGATGGGGTCGCCGAGGGTGGTGCCGGTGCCGTGGGCCTCGATGGCGTCGATGTCGGCGGGGCTCAGGCGTGCCGCGGTCAGGGCGTCTTGGACCACGCGCTGCTGGGAGGGGCCGTTGGGGGCGGTCAGGCCCTGGCTGCGGCCGTCCTGGTTGACGGCCGAGCCACGGATGACGGCCAGGACGGTGTCACCGTCCCGCTCGGCGTCGGAGAGCCGCTTGAGGACCAGGATCCCCGCACCCTCCGCCCAGCCCACGCCATTGGCGTCCGCCGAGAAGCTCTTGCAACGGCCGTCGGGGGAGAGCCCCTTGAGGCGGCTGAACTCCACGAACGTCGCGGGCGTCGACATCACGGTGACGCCACCGGCCAGGGCGAGGCCGCATTCTCGGGTCCTGAGCGCGGCGACGGCGAGGTGCATCGCGACCAGGGAGGACGAGCAGGCCGTGTCGATGGTGACTGCGGGGCCCTGGAGACCGAGCGAGTACGACACCCGGCCACTGATCACACTGCTCGCATTGCCCGAGTTCACATAGCCGTCGAGGGCGTCGAGGTCGTGGTTGTGGAGGTTGTCGTAGTCGGAGCCCATGGTGCCCAGGTAGACGCCGGTGCGGCTCTCGCTCAGGGACTCGGGGCGGATGCCGGCCCGTTCCAGGGCCTCCCAGGCGGTCTCCAGGACGATCCGCTGCTGCGGATCCATCGACTGGGCCTCACGCGGGGAGATCCCGAAGAACTCCGCGTCGAACCCCTCCACATCGGCCAGGAAGCCGCCCTCACGGGCGTAACTCTTGCCCACCGCCTCCGGATCCGGATCGTAGATCCCCAGGCTCTCCCAGCGCTTGGGCAGCCCGCCCACCGCATCCCCGCCCGACGACAGCAGATCCCAGAAGCCCTCCGGCGTGTCGATACCGCCGGGAAGCCGGCAGGCCATCGACACCACGGCAATCGGCTCCGTCCGCTGAGCCTCCAGGTCGGCCGCTCGCTTCTGGAGCAGACGAATCGCGGGCAGTGCCGCTTCCATCCGGTCAGGGGACGTCATACTCATCGATCAGCCTTTCTGGGCGGGACGGGGAACGGTGCGGGTGCGCGTGCCGGTCAGAGGGCCTCGTCGCCGACCGACGCGAGCAGGGCGTCGAGCTCCGCGTTGATGTCGTTGACGGACCGTTCCTCAAGACGGGGTGCCGTGTGCGGGGCGCCGGTCCGGGCCTCGGTGGGCCGCTGCCCGCCCTCTGTGGTCGTGTGGGCGGGCGTGCGCCGGGCGAGGTCCACCAGGAGTTCGAGCAGCCCGCTGCGGTGAAGGTCGTCCGGGGTGACCTGGTCGAGGACCCAGCCGAGGACGGACGCGGGGTCGTCGGACGGTGCGTCCTGGCGCGCACTGTCCGCAAACTCCAGCCGAGTGAGGACCAGTCCGGCGACGGCGGCCGGTGTGGGGTAGTCGAAGGCCAGCGTGGACGGCAGGGACACCGAGGCGGCGGCGGCGACGCGGCGCCGCAGTTCCACGGCCATCAGAGAATCGAGGCCCAGCTCCTTGAGTACCTGGTTCGGTGTCACGGAGGTGGCGTCGTCGAGTCCCAGCACCACGGCGACCTCGTGCAGCACGACCCCGGTCACCAGTTCGGTCCTGCGGTCCGGGGACAGGGGGAGCAGCCGTTCCCGCAACGTGTCGGAGTGCTCGGTCGCCTCGGCGGCTCTGCGGAGCCGCGGCCGGATCAGCGAGCGCAGGACCGCGGGTGCCTCGGCGCCTTCGTCGAGCTGCCGGGCTGCCGCGGCCAAGTCCAGCCGGATGGGTACGTGGGTGGCGTCCGGCAGGCGCATTGCCACGTCGAGGAGGTGCAGTCCGTGCTCGACCGGCATGGGGGCGATGCCCTGGCGGCGCATGCGTGAGATCTCCGCCTGGCCGAGGTGCGCGGTCATGCCGGTGCCGCCCTGGCTCCACAGGCCCCAGGCGAGGCTGGTCGCGGCCAGGCCTTCGTGGTGTCGCCGTACGGCGAGCGCGTCGAGGACGGCGTTGGCGGCGGCGTACGTGCTCTGCCCGGCGGTGCCGAGCACACCGGCCGCGGAGGAGAACAAGACGAAGGCCTTCAGGTCCTGGTTCCGTGTCAGTTCGTCGAGGTGCAGGGCGCCGTGCACCTTCGGTGCGAAGACGCGCGCCAGACGCTCGGGGCTCTGCGTCGTCACCAGGCCGTCGTCGATGACGCCTGCGAGGTGGACGACGGCGGTGAGCGGGTGCTCGGCGTCCACGGTGGCGAGCAGTGCGGCCACGTCGTCCTTGACGGCCACGTCGCAGGCGACGGTACGCACGCTCAGTGCGCCCGCCTCGGCCAGCTCGCGAGCCAGGTCCGCGGCGTCCGGTGCGTCCGGGCCGCGCCGGGAGGCGAGGATCAGCCGGCGTGCGCCGTGGGTGCCGATGAGGTGGCGGGCGACAGCGCGGCCGAGCTCGCCGGTGCCGCCGGTGAGCAGGACGGTGCCGTCCGGGTCGAGCGGGGAGGCCGCGTCCTCCGGGATGTCCGCGGCGGCGCGGACGAGGCGAGGGGCGAGGAAGTCGGCCCCGCGCACGACGAGTTCCGGCTCTCCCAGGACCTGAAGGGCGCGGTTGACCGAGCCGTCGGCCGGCCCGTCGAGTTCGATGCCGCGCAGCACCCGGTCCGGGTGCTCGGCGCGGGCGGCACGGAGCAGACCGCGCAACGCCGCGTGGCCGAGTTCCGGCCTCCCGGAGGGTGAGGCGTCCGGTCCGGGGCCGCTCACCCAGGTCAGTTCGGTGTTCTCCAGGCGCGGTTCGGTAAGGAGCCCCCGCAGCAAAAGGAGTGCTTCCGCGATCGCCTCGTGGACGGCCGTGTCAGGGCGTCCGGTCGCGCCGGTGGCGTCGACGATGATGCGCTGCCACGTCGGGGCACCGCCGTCGAGGGCGGCAAGGAGGGCGTCCGCGTCCGGCAGGGTGTCGGCGCCGAGAGTGCGGGCGAGGTCGCCGGTGCCGCCGAGGACGAGGGTGGTGGGCCGGTCGGCGGACCTCGGCGCCGACTCGGGCAGCTGCTGGAGTTCGAGCCGGTACAGGTCCTCGATCCGGGTGTGGGTGGCGGCCCTGAGCAGTTCGGCGTTCGCCCGGCGCATTTCGAGGCCGCGTATCCGGGCCACGGGGGCGCCGGCGGGATCGGCGAGGAGGACCGTCAGGCGGCAGCCGGTCTCCGTGGTCTCGACGTCGACGCGGACGCGCAGTTCGCTGCCGCCGGTGGCGTACAGCTCGACGCCCGACCAGGCGAACGGCAGCAGCACGCCGGTGGTGTCCCCGTCGCCGTCCGGCACCGCCTTCATCACGTTGAGCGCCGCGTCCAGCAGGGCGGGGTGGATGCCGAAGGCATCGGGCGTCACCCCGTCGGGCAGTCGTACGAGGCCGTAGGCCGTGCCGTCGTGGTTCCACAGCTCGGCGGTGCCCCGGAACGCCGGGCCGTAGTCGACCCCCTGTGCCCGGAAGCGGTCGTAGAAGCCGTCCGTGTCGATGGACCGGGCGCCGGGGACCGGCCAGCGGCGCAGTGCGGCGAAGGGCGTGGCGGTGTTCTCGTCCTGTGCTGCGGCGAGTTCACCGGTCGCGTGCAGGGTCCAGTTCTCCTGGCCCTCCGGGCGGCTGTGGATCGTCACCGGCCGCCGGTCGTTCCCGTGCCCGGCGGCTGCGACGAACACCTGGACGTGGACGGGGGTGGCGGGCGGCAGGACGAGCGGGGCCACGAGGGTGAGGTCCTCGATCCCGGCCGCGTCCGACCGGTGTGCGGCCGCCAGGGCGAGTTCGAGCAGTCCGGTGCCGGGCACGACGACCTGGCCGAACACGCTGTGTCCGGCCAGCCAGGGCTGCTCGGCGAGCGAGAGTCGGCCGGTGAAGACCTGGCCGGATCCGCCTGCGAGCGCCGTCCGGGCGGCGAGCCACGGATGCGCCGGGTCCTCGAGACCGAGGGCGGCGGCATCCAGGGCGGGGGCTGTCGGCTCGGGCCAGTGGAGGGTGCGCCGGAAGGGGTAGGTGGGGAGTTCGACGCGCTGGGCGGCGGTGCCGGCGAAGAACCGTTCCCAGTCCACGGTGACGCCGTGAGCGTGGGCGCGGGCGATCGCCCCGACCAGCGTCCGGGACTCCGGGCGGTCCTTGCGGAGGACCGGCATCACCGCGGTGGTGGCCTCCAGGCCCGCTTCCGCAAGGCACTCCGCGATCATCGCGGAGCCGGTGCCGTCGGGGCCGAGTTCGACGAAGCGGGTCACTCCCGCCTCCAGAAGCGTCCGCACCCCGTCGGCGAAGCGGACGGCCTCGCGTACGTGCCGGACCCAGTACTCCGGCCCGCGCACCTCGTCGGTGACCAGCCGGCCCGTCACATTGCCGACGAGACCGATGGTCGGCGCACCGTACGTCATCGTCGCCGCCACCGAGGCGAACTCGGCCAGCATCGGATCCATCAGCGGCGAGTGGAAGGCGTGCGAGACGGCGAGCTTCCGGGTCTTGACGCCCCGGGCGGACAGCTGTGCGCCGATCTCGTCGACCGCGGCGGCGGCGCCGGACACGACCACCGACCCCGGTCCGTTCACGGCGGCCAGTCCGGCCTCGTGCGCATGGCCCGCGAGCAGCGGTATCACCTCGGACTCGGAGGCCTTGACGGCGAGCATCGCGCCGCTGGCGGGCAGGGCCTGCATGAGTCGGCCGCGGGCCGCGACCAGGGCGCAGGCGTCGTCGAGGGACAGCACGCCGGCGACGTGCGCGGCGGCCAGCTCGCCGACGGAGTGTCCGAGGACCTGGTCCGCGGTGACGCCCCACGACTCGACGAGCCGGAAGAGGGCGACCTCGACCGCGAAGAGAGCCGGCTGGGTGAATTCCGTACGGTCGAGGAGCGCGGCCTCGGGGGTGCCCGGGGCTGCGAAGACGACGTCCCGCAGCGGGCGGGGGAGGAGCGGGTCGAACCGGTCGCACACTGCGTCGAAGGCGGCTGCGAACACGGGGAAGTCCCGGTGGAGCTCCTGGCCCATGCCGACCCGCTGGGTGCCCTGTCCGGAGAAGACCAGGGCCGTTCGGCCGGTCAGTGCCGTACCTGCGGCGACCGTGTCCGGCAGAGGCCGGGCCTCGGCGAGCGCGCGTACGCCGGCGAGGAGTTCCTCGCGGTCGGCGCCGGTCACGGCGGCCCGGTGGTCGAAGGCGGTACGGGTGGTGGCCAGCGACCGTGCCACCTCGGTCACCGTCACCCGGGGGCGGCGGTCCAGGTGGTCGGCGAGGCGAGCGGCCTGCTCGCGGACCGCCGCCGCGTCGCGGCCGGACAGCAGCCATGGCACCGCGGGGAGGTCCGTGCCGGTCCGGGGCGCTTCGGGGGCATCGGCCTGCTCGGCCTCGGGGCCTTCGAGGATGACGTGGGCGTTCGTCCCGCTGATTCCGAACGACGAGACGCCGGCGCGGCGCGCTCCGTCGCCGGCGGGCCATGCCACCGGCTCGGTCAGCAGGCGTACGCCGCCCGCGGTCCAGTCGACGTGTGAGTTCGGCTCGTCGGCGTGCAGGGTGCGGGGCAGCTCGCCGTGGCGCAGGGCCTGCACCATCTTGATCACTCCGGCCACGCCCGCGGCGGCCTGGGTGTGGCCGATGTTCGACTTCACACCGCCCAGCCACAGGGGCCGTTCGGCCGGTCGGGACGTCCCGTACGTGGCGAGCAGGGCCCGTGCCTCGATCGGGTCGCCGAGCCGGGTGCCGGTGCCGTGCGCCTCGACCGCGTCGACGTCCGCGGGGCCGAGTCCGGCGTCGGCGAGCGCAGCCCGGATGACGGCCTGCTGGGCGGCGCAGTTGGGGGCGGTGAGGCCGTTGCTCGCGCCGTCCTGGTTGACGGCGGTGCCGCGCACCAGGGCGAGCACCGGGTGGTTGTTGCGGCGGGCGTCGCTGAGCCGCTCCAGGAGCAGCAGACCGCTGCCCTCGGCGAATCCGGTGCCGTCCGCGTCCTCGGAGAATGCCCGGCAGCGCCCGTCGGCCGACAGTCCGCGCTGTCGGCTGAACTCGACCAGCAGGTTCGGCGTGGCCATGACGGTAGCCCCGCCCGCGAGCGCCAGGGAGCATTCGCCCCGGCGCAGCGCCTGCACCGCCAGGTGCAGCGCCACCAGCGAGGAGGAGCAGGCGGTGTCGACGGTCACGGCGGGGCCCTGGAGGCCGAACGCGTAGGCGATGCGGCCGGACAGGACACTGGCCGCACCCCCGGTCAGCGCGTGCCCCTCGGTGCTGCTGCGGCCGGTGACGAGGGACGCGTAGTCCTGGCCGTTGGTGCCGACGTAGACGCCGGTCGTGCGGTCCTGCACCGACTCCGGGATGATGCCGGCGCGTTCGAACGCCTCCCACGCGCCCTCCAGCAGCAGCCGCTGCTGGGGGTCCATCGCCAGCGCCTCGCGGGGCGAGATGCCGAAGAAGGAGGCGTCGAACTCGCCGGCCGACTCGACGAATCCGCCCGCGTTCGCGTAGACCGTGCCCGGGTTGTCGGGGTCGGGGTCGTAGAGGCGGCCCAGGTCCCAGCCGCGGTCGTCGGGGAAGGGGCCGATGGCCTCCGCGCCGTCCGCCAGCAGCTGCCAGAAGCCCTCGGGAGTGGTCACGCCGCCGGGCAGCCGGCAACTCATCGCCACGATGGCGATCGGCTCCCGCTCCTTCAGCTCGGCCTGGCGGATCTGCTCGCGCGCCGCGCTCAGTTCACCGGTGACACGCTTGAGGTAGTCGCGCAGCTTGTCTTCATTCGCCATGTCAGAGTCCGAACTTCTCGTCGATGAACTGGAACAATTCGTCGTCCGACGCGTCGTCGAGCTGCTGCGACACGTCCGCCGCGGGCCGCGTCACCAGCTCCTCCAGCCGCCGTGCCGCGCGGGAGAGCCGTTCGTTCTCGCCGTCGGTCAGCTCCGTGGCGTCCAGGGCGGCGAGCGCCGCCTCCAGTGCGTCCACGCCCGTGTCGGCCCGTGCGGCGACGCCGAGTTCGCCCAGCAGGTGCTCGGCCAGCGCGGCCGGGGTCGGGTGCTCGAAGACGAGCGTGGCGGGGAGCCGCAGTCCGGTCTCGGCGTTGAGCCGGTTGCGCAGCTCGACGCCGGTCACCGAGTCGAACCCGAGCTCCTTGAACGCCCGCTTCGTGTCCACGGGCTCCTGTGGCCCGTAGCCGAGCACCGTCGCGGTGTGGGCACGGACCAGCTCGAGGACCGGCTCGGTCCGCCGGGTGGCCGGCAGCACTTCCAGGCGCTGGCGGAGCGTGGGGCCGACGGGGGCGCCGACCGCCGGGACGGCGGCGGTGAGTTCGCGTACGTCGGGCAGGTCGGAAAGCAGCGGGCTCTGGCGGCCCGCCGTGAATGCGGTGAGGAAGCGCGGCCAGCGCACGTCGGCCACGGTCTGGCAGGGGCGGCCGGAGGCGACAGCCTGCTGGAGGGCGAGGAGGGCCGGCTCCGGGTCCATGCCGGGCACACCGTG
Proteins encoded in this window:
- a CDS encoding type I polyketide synthase, which produces MTIHSRPEGQENWTLHATGELAAAQDENTATPFAALRRWPVPGARSIDTDGFYDRFRAQGVDYGPAFRGTAELWNHDGTAYGLVRLPDGVTPDAFGIHPALLDAALNVMKAVPDGDGDTTGVLLPFAWSGVELYATGGSELRVRVDVETTETGCRLTVLLADPAGAPVARIRGLEMRRANAELLRAATHTRIEDLYRLELQQLPESAPRSADRPTTLVLGGTGDLARTLGADTLPDADALLAALDGGAPTWQRIIVDATGATGRPDTAVHEAIAEALLLLRGLLTEPRLENTELTWVSGPGPDASPSGRPELGHAALRGLLRAARAEHPDRVLRGIELDGPADGSVNRALQVLGEPELVVRGADFLAPRLVRAAADIPEDAASPLDPDGTVLLTGGTGELGRAVARHLIGTHGARRLILASRRGPDAPDAADLARELAEAGALSVRTVACDVAVKDDVAALLATVDAEHPLTAVVHLAGVIDDGLVTTQSPERLARVFAPKVHGALHLDELTRNQDLKAFVLFSSAAGVLGTAGQSTYAAANAVLDALAVRRHHEGLAATSLAWGLWSQGGTGMTAHLGQAEISRMRRQGIAPMPVEHGLHLLDVAMRLPDATHVPIRLDLAAAARQLDEGAEAPAVLRSLIRPRLRRAAEATEHSDTLRERLLPLSPDRRTELVTGVVLHEVAVVLGLDDATSVTPNQVLKELGLDSLMAVELRRRVAAAASVSLPSTLAFDYPTPAAVAGLVLTRLEFADSARQDAPSDDPASVLGWVLDQVTPDDLHRSGLLELLVDLARRTPAHTTTEGGQRPTEARTGAPHTAPRLEERSVNDINAELDALLASVGDEAL